One part of the Vicia villosa cultivar HV-30 ecotype Madison, WI linkage group LG6, Vvil1.0, whole genome shotgun sequence genome encodes these proteins:
- the LOC131613697 gene encoding uncharacterized protein LOC131613697, whose product MSFPPQQNRFQGPPRKFDPLPTSRSEILKYLVNEQLVELRPMPPPILGKATPNFRPNGRCEFHANSPGHTLEKCWAFRHKVQDLIESREIAFDNPNVKTNPMPRHDGTVNAIEVVTEQELVQQRISPIDTLKRYLLAGGLVLEHKEAFKDTLQRLVDQGVIQLKEHPEEEYVAMQERNEPLIIPSPGARKTLIIPCAKAPLMIPTQVHTRIIPVRDPYPVDKMKAVPWEYDSSTNMDVTNIIGPGGMTRSGRIFNTAKPKENLAQAGNQATVVPTEEGIPKDKEITNKDAEEFLALIKKSDYRVVDQLHQTPSKISLLSLLVHSKKHRDSLLKILNVAHVTKDITVNQFDGMVANLTAGACLSFSEHEIPSQGKKHNKALHISIQCGKAHLSRNLIDTWSSLNVMPKATLDKIALEGLVVRPSRLVVKAFDGSQSLVFGEVDLPVVVGPHTFCINF is encoded by the coding sequence ATGTCGTTCCCACCTCAACAAAACAGGTTCCAAGGTCCTCCAAGGAAATTCGATCCTTTGCCCACCTCCAGAAGCGAAATACTGAAATATCTGGTAAATGAGCAATTGGTAGAACTCAGACCTATGCCACCTCCGATTCTTGGAAAAGCTACGCCCAACTTCAGACCCAATggaaggtgtgaatttcacgccaattctcctggaCACACATTAGAAAAATGCTGGGCTTTCAggcacaaggttcaagacctaatCGAGTCTAGGGAAATTGCTTTCGACAACCCTAATGTGAAGACAAATCCCATGCCTCGTCACGATGGCACAGTCAATGCAATCGAGGTCGTCACTGAGCAAGAGTTAGTTCAACAACGGATTTCCCCTATAGAtacccttaagaggtatctactcgCGGGGGGATTAGTCCTAGAACATAAAGAGGCTTTTAAGGACACCCTGCAGAGACTCGTGGACCAAGGAGTAATTCAGTTGAAAGAACATCCCGAGGAGGAGTATGTGGCCATGCAGGAGAGGAACGAGCCATTGATAATACCTAGTCCAGGGGCAAGGAAGACATTAATCATCCCCTGTGCCAAAGCACCATTGATGATACCCACGCAAGTAcacactaggatcatcccagTCAGAGATCCATATCCGGTGGATAAAATGAAAGCGGTCCCTTGGGAATATGATTCTAGTACTAATATGGATGTGACAAATATCATTGGGCCTGGGGGCATGACTCGTAGTGGTCGCATATTCAATACTGCAAAACCAAAAGAGAACTTAGCACAAGCAGGCAATCAAGCTACTGTGGTCCCGACTGAAGAAGGCATACCCAAGGATAAAGAGATCACTAACAAAGATGCTGAAGAGTTCTTggcattaatcaagaaaagtgattatagagtggtggaCCAGTTACACCAAACTCCATCCAAAATATCACTCCTCTCGCTACTAGTGCACTCAAAGAAACATCGAGATTCCTTGCTGAAGATCCTGAATGTCGCGCACGTGACCAAAGACATCACTGTGAACCAATTcgatggaatggtggctaatcttaCTGCTGGGGCATGTTTAAGTTTTAGTGAGCATGAGATACCCTCACAAGGGAAAAAGCATAACAAAGCCctgcatatctccatacaatgtgggAAAGCTCATCTATCTAGAAATCTGATTGACACATGGTCATCATTAAACGTGATGCCTAAGGCCACTCTCGACAAAATAGCCTTGGAGGGTCTGGTAGTTAGACCAAGTCGTCTTGTGGTcaaagccttcgatgggtcacaAAGTCTGGTGTTTGGAGAGGTTGACCTCCCGGTGGTAGTGGGTCCCCATACATTCTGCATCAATTTCTAA